From the genome of Odocoileus virginianus isolate 20LAN1187 ecotype Illinois chromosome 16, Ovbor_1.2, whole genome shotgun sequence, one region includes:
- the LOC110140594 gene encoding uterine milk protein-like codes for MSHRRMHLALSLVLILCGLFNSIFCEKQQHSQQHMDLVLLKKISALSQKMEAHPEAFAQELFKALIIEDPGKNIIFSPVAMTTALATLSLGIKSTMSTNHHEDLKLDLELLDMHKHIQHLVHMGHELVKQKQLKHHDILFINSKTVVNQMLLQQMSKLQGMDIQMIDLTDIEKAKKAISHHVAKKTHMKITDLITNLNPETILCLVNHVFFKGILKTAFQAKHTHKEDFFVNDQTKVQVDMMRKTEQMIYSRSEELLATMVKMPGKENVSLILVLPDAGQFDSALKKMTTKRATLQKTSDFRLVHLVLPKLKISSKINLKHLFHKIDPKHMLTTTAISQDITLKVPLPNLEALHQAEIEVSEHGLAADTAMHTENLLKVPMNTKEVPVVVKVNRPFLLFVEDEITQRDLLVGKVLNPQVN; via the exons ATGTCCCACAGGAGAATGCATCTGGCCCTGTCTCTGGtcctcatcctctgtggcctgtTTAATAGCATCTTCTGTGAAAAGCAACAACACTCTCAACAGCACATGGACCTAGtcttattaaagaaaatttcagcTCTCTCCCAGAAGATGGAAGCTCACCCTGAGGCTTTTGCCCAAGAATTGTTCAAGGCTTTGATAATTGAGGATCCCGGAAAGAATATCATCTTCTCCCCCGTAGCCATGACCACTGCCCTGGCCACTCTCtccctggggatcaaatccacaATGAGCACCAACCACCATGAGGACCTGAAACTTGACCTTGAACTGTTGGATATGCACAAGCACATACAGCATCTTGTCCACATGGGGCATGAGCTAGTGAAGCAGAAGCAACTGAAGCACCATGACATTCTCTTTATCAACAGCAAAACAGTGGTCAACCAGATGCTCCTTCAACAGATGAGCAAGCTGCAGGGAATGGACATTCAGATGATTGAccttacagatatagaaaaagcCAAGAAGGCGATCAGCCACCACGTGGCTAAAAAAACACATATGAAAATCACAGACTTAATCACCAACCTGAACCCTGAGACCATCCTATGTCTTGTCAACCATGTTTTCTTCAAAG GCATCTTGAAAACAGCTTTTCAGGCCAAACACACCCATAAGGAGGACTTCTTTGTGAATGACCAAACCAAAGTACAGGTGGACATgatgagaaaaacagaacagaTGATTTACAGCCGGTCAGAGGAGCTACTTGCTACGATGGTTAAGATGCCTGGCAAAGAAAATGTGTCCCTAATTCTTGTGCTCCCAGATGCAGGACAATTTGACTCTGCTCTAAAAAAGATGACTACTAAGCGAGCTACACTTCAGAAAACCAGTGACTTCAG ACTGGTGCACTTAGTTTTGCCCAAGTTGAAGATCTCCTCCAAGATAAACTTAAAGCATCTATTTCACAAGATTGACCCCAAACATATGCTGACTACCACAGCAATTTCACAGGACATCACATTGAAGGTTCCCCTGCCTAATTTGGAG GCCCTGCATCAAGCTGAGATAGAGGTGAGCGAGCATGGCTTAGCTGCGGACACAGCCATGCACACAGAAAATCTGCTGAAAGTTCCCATGAACACAAAGGAGGTCCCCGTGGTCGTGAAGGTCAACAGACCCTTCTTGCTGTTTGTGGAGGATGAGATAACTCAAAGAGACCTCCTTGTGGGCAAAGTCCTCAACCCCCAAGTTAACTAG
- the LOC110140628 gene encoding serpin A11 translates to MRPAWLWLLGAGILVSVHCQPFPAGGDKSLRVPEASHGQLSETLPAYQKITPTLTSFALRLYKQLAAETPGNIFFSPVSISSTLALLSLGAQADTRTQILEGLGFNLTETPEADIHRGFQSLIHTLDLPSPKLELKLGNSLFLDMQLKPQQHILDNIRELYGVFAFSANFTNSDATRKQINDYVRRQTYGQVVDCLEEFTQDTLMVLLNYMFFKAKWKHPFDRYQTRKQESFFVDGRTSLRIPMMHQKAMHRFLYDQEVACTVLQLEYSGSAQALLILPDPGKMAQVEATLQPETLKKWDKLLLPSLLDLHLPKFSISGTYNLEEILPHIGLTSLFHSEADYSGITGQLNRTISRVSHKATVDVSERGTEAGVASGLLSQPRSLKATSAPHARFNRPFLLLLWEVTTKSPLFLGKVVNPAAG, encoded by the exons ATGAGGCCAGCATGGCTGTGGCTGCTGGGAGCTGGGATCCTGGTCTCTGTCCACTGTCAGCCCTTTCCTGCCGGTGGAGATAAGAGCCTGAGGGTGCCTGAAGCCAGCCATGGTCAGCTCTCAGAGACCCTCCCCGCCTACCAGAAAATCACACCCACCCTTACCAGCTTCGCTTTGCGTCTGTACAAGCAGCTGGCAGCAGAAACCCCAGGAAACATCTTCTTCTCCCCAGTAAGCATCTCCAGCACCCTGGCCCTGCTCTCTCTGGGAGCACAAGCTGATACCCGGACTCAGATCCTGGAGGGCCTTGGCTTCAATCTCACCGAGACCCCAGAAGCCGACATCCACCGGGGCTTCCAGAGCCTCATCCACACGCTTGACCTACCCAGCCCGAAACTGGAATTGAAACTCGGCAACTCTCTGTTCCTGGACATGCAGCTGAAGCCTCAGCAGCACATTTTGGACAACATCAGGGAGCTGTATggagtttttgctttttctgccaACTTCACAAACTCTGATGCAACTAGGAAGCAGATTAATGACTATGTGAGAAGGCAAACGTACGGGCAGGTCGTGGACTGCCTGGAGGAGTTCACCCAAGACACGCTTATGGTTCTCTTGAATTACATGTTCTTTAAAG CCAAGTGGAAGCATCCTTTTGATCGTTACCAGACCCGGAAGCAAGAGAGCTTCTTTGTGGATGGGAGGACCTCTCTCCGCATCCCCATGATGCACCAGAAGGCAATGCACAGGTTCCTCTATGACCAGGAGGTGGCCTGCACCGTCCTGCAGCTGGAATACAGCGGGAGTGCTCAGGCCCTGTTGatcctccctgacccagggaagatGGCACAGGTGGAGGCCACGCTGCAGCCAGAGACCCTGAAGAAATGGGATAAGTTGCTCCTCCCCAG CCTGCTGGATTTGCACCTGCCAAAGTTTTCCATTTCTGGAACATATAACCTGGAAGAGATACTTCCTCATATTGGTCTCACCAGCTTATTCCACTCAGAAGCTGACTACTCAGGAATTACCGGGCAGCTCAACAGAACAATCTCCAGG GTGTCACACAAGGCGACAGTGGACGTGAGTGAGCGGGGAACTGAGGCAGGCGTGGCCTCCggcctcctctcccagcctcGGTCGCTGAAAGCGACGTCGGCCCCACACGCCCGTTTCAACCGGCCTTTCCTCCTGCTCCTTTGGGAGGTGACCACCAAGAGCCCACTCTTCCTGGGAAAAGTTGTCAACCCAGCTGCTGGGTGA